The genomic interval AGGGGGCAATCCCATACTAGCAATAAAATGCTTAATCATGAAAGTCTTGAGTTGATTGAAAGCAAAAATCAAACCCAATAATAAAAATACTCCGCAGAGCATAATAATCATGCGACGTTTTAGCGGCTCCATTGCCATTAACTTCTCATGAGCCTTGGTGCCTCGCCATTTTTGTCCCAAAAGCTCCCAAAAAGCTTTTGCCCTTTCCCAAATGGCAATAACCCTCTCACGCAATTTCCACTCAATTGCTTTACGTTGAGTCCATGCCCATAGGGTAAAGATAAGAGCAATGAGCTGGTTCTTAATTTTTTCCAGAAGTTTCATTGTGATCTTTCTTCGCTAAGTCTTTTGGTGTAAAAGCAGGGCCTTCACGATTCCACCAACCACCGCCCAGTGCTGCAAATAAAGCTGCGGTATCTGAGAAGCGAGTTGCTTGTGCTGCAACCGATTTCACTTTTGCTTGTTGGTACTGGTTTTGGTAATACAGTACTGCCAAATAACTAACTGCTCCTAACTTGTACTGCTGTTGAACCAAGTCAAGGGTTTCGTAGGCATAACGCTCAGCATCAGATGCTGACCTCAGAGCTTGTGCACCAATCTCTAATGCACGTAACACATCAGCAACTTCTTGAAATGCATTTAGAACCGTCGCCTGATATTGAAAGGCAGCTTGCTCATAATTCGCCAAAGCTCCACGACGTTGCGCCAATAATTGACCACCCTGAAAGAGGGGCTGCAGAATGCCGCCACCCACAGTCCATAAAGAAGAATTAGGGCCAAACAAGTGGGCAGAAGTCAGTGCAGCGGCACCAATCGACCCTGTAATACTAAATTGCGGCAACAGGTTTGCAATAGCAACCCCGACAAATGCATTTTGTGCCTTGAGCTGCGCTTCAGCTGCACGTACGTCAGGACGTTGCCGAACAAGGCTAGAAGGAACTGATAGCGGCAATTTCTCCGGCAAATGTAGGTTAGCCAAGTCAAATTTAGCAATATTTGCATTGCTCGGGATCTCACCCACCAATACCGCCAATTGATGACGCGCAAATGCTAGATCTCTTTCGTAGTTAAAGAGATCAACTTGAGAAGTTGAAACTAAAGTTCGTTGCGATGTGACATCTACTTTTGAGACGGTACCAATCTTCAACTGTTTTTCAGTGACCTCAGCAAGATTAGTTTGTGCTTTCAGAATTTCTTCAGTGGCTTGCATCTGCGCTCGTAATGCTGCCTCTCTGACTGCACTAGTAACAACATTGGCAGTCAAAGAAAGATAGGCCCCCTCTAGCTGAAACTGTGCAACTTCTGCCTGAGCACGAGCACCTTCAACCGCACGTCGGGCCCCACCAAATACATCGAATTTGTAGGTAACATTTACTGAAGTATTGTAAAGGTTATAAGTATCGGTGCCGTAATTTAAGCCGTATACGGCAGACGGTTGTTTTTGTCTTAATGCGTTTGCACCAACACCAATCGCAGGCAAGTACTGTCCGCCAATTTGAGCGTTGACATTTGCTTGGGCCGCACGTAAGGCAGCATCAGCGGCGCCTAAATTGGGATTTTGTTGCAGCGCTTTTTTAATGAGGGCATCTAACTCGGGAACTTTATAAAACTCCCACCATTGCGCTTCAATATCGGCGCCCTCAACCAACTCTTGATCACTGCCACCAGGAACCCCAGCAGCAGTAGCCAGTCTCTTGATCAAGGGCGTTTCTGTATATGAAGAAGTCTTCGGAGGGTCTGGTTGTTTGAAATCCGGACCAACTGCACATGCAGAGAGAGCTCCTCCACAAATGAGTGGAAGCAACCTAAAACGTGAGCATAGGGGAATCAACAAAAACATGGCTTGCAACAAATATCTTGTTTACAAGAGTAATTTGAACACAAAAATGCAATCAGGACTCCGTAAAACCCTGATTAATCTACTGAATTTTTGTTCACAACTTTAGGCGGATGTCAAACGAGTAAAAAATTATTCGACTGTTACGCTTTTAGCTAAGTTCCGCGGCTTGTCTACATCGGTACCACGTGCACAAGCAGTGTGATATGCCAAAAGCTGTAGAGGCACTACATGGAGGATGGGTGAAAGATTGCCATAATGCTCTGGCAATCGAATAACGTTAATACCATCGCCGCTAACGATCTCTGTATCTTGATCTGCAAACACATAAAGCTTACCTCCGCGCGCTTTTACTTCTTGCATATTAGACTTGAGTTTTTCTAGCAGCTCATCTTTAGGTGCTACTGTAACTACGGGCATCTTATCGGTAACTAACGCCAAAGGTCCGTGCTTTAACTCGCCAGCTGGATAGGCTTCAGCATGAATATAAGAAATTTCCTTAAGCTTTAATGCGCCTTCAAGCGCAATTGGATAGTGCAATCCACGGCCCAGGAAAAGTGCATTTTCACATTTCGCGAAAGCTTCGCTCCAAGCGATGATTTGTGGTTCAAGGGCAAGCACTGCATGTAGCGCTTTTGGCAAGTGACGCAATGCCCGGAGTAAGTCTTTTTCTCTCTCGGCTGTGATCCCGCCATCTCGCTTAGCAAGCGATATCGCAAGGAGATACAGTGCTAAAAGCTGAGTAGTAAATGCCTTGGTAGAGGCAACACCAATTTCAGTACCAGCCTTAGTCAGAAAGTGCCAATCAGTCTCGTGAACCATGGCGCTACTTGCTACATTACAGATTGTTAATGTGTAACAATGGCCTAAAGCCTTAGCATGACGCAAGGCTGCCAAAGTATCCGCCGTCTCACCTGACTGAGAAACCACTATGATAAGTGTCTTTGGGTTTGGAACGGTAGTGCGATAACGATACTCACTTGCTATTTCAACTTGCGTTGGAATACCGGCAATATCTTCCAACCAATACTTCGCTACGCATGCAGAGTAATAACTTGTTCCGCACGCCAATATTAAGATTTGATCAAAAGCCTTCCAATCTTCTGGATTAGCTTCAAATAACTCTGGGCCAAATGTAGCTATGTTAGCGAGAGTGTCACCAATCGCCCTAGGTTGCTCAAAAATTTCTTTGTGCATGTAGTGCTGATATGGGCCTACATCAACTGAGTCTGCTTGTGTTGGCATCGGCTTAAGCGCTCGCTGCAAAGACTTACCGGTCTGATCAATGACTTCAACTCCGTCCGCCGTAAGGACAGCGACATCGCCCTCTTCTAAATACATCATGGAATGAGCGCGACCAGCCAAGGCTAAAGCATCCGAGGCTAAAAAATTCTCTTTTTCACCTAATGCAACAACCAAAGGCGATCCCGAACGCGCTCCAACCAGAGTAGTTGGACTATCTTGAGCAATCACACCAATAGCAAATGCACCATGTAATTTTGGCAATACTGTTTTAACTGACTGCGCAATATCTTTCTGACCGCCTGCAACATATTGTTGATGAATTAAATGCGCAATGACTTCGGTATCTGTTTCAGAAGTAAACACATATCCAGCTACTTTAAGCTCGGCACGAAGCACTTCATAGTTTTCAATAATGCCATTATGAACAACTGCGACCAATCCATTTGATATATGGGGGTGGGCATTTTGCGTATCAGGTTTGCCATGGGTTGCCCAACGGGTATGTGCAATGCCTAAGGTTCCAAAAAAATCTTTACTCTGTGCGCCTAACTCTGAAACTCGTGCTGTTGTACGAGCCCTCTCAATTGGATGCTTTGTGTCATTATCATTAATGACTGCAAATCCACATGAGTCATAGCCGCGATATTCCAAACGACGTAACCCCTCAACTAAAGCATCA from Polynucleobacter necessarius carries:
- a CDS encoding efflux transporter outer membrane subunit — translated: MIPLCSRFRLLPLICGGALSACAVGPDFKQPDPPKTSSYTETPLIKRLATAAGVPGGSDQELVEGADIEAQWWEFYKVPELDALIKKALQQNPNLGAADAALRAAQANVNAQIGGQYLPAIGVGANALRQKQPSAVYGLNYGTDTYNLYNTSVNVTYKFDVFGGARRAVEGARAQAEVAQFQLEGAYLSLTANVVTSAVREAALRAQMQATEEILKAQTNLAEVTEKQLKIGTVSKVDVTSQRTLVSTSQVDLFNYERDLAFARHQLAVLVGEIPSNANIAKFDLANLHLPEKLPLSVPSSLVRQRPDVRAAEAQLKAQNAFVGVAIANLLPQFSITGSIGAAALTSAHLFGPNSSLWTVGGGILQPLFQGGQLLAQRRGALANYEQAAFQYQATVLNAFQEVADVLRALEIGAQALRSASDAERYAYETLDLVQQQYKLGAVSYLAVLYYQNQYQQAKVKSVAAQATRFSDTAALFAALGGGWWNREGPAFTPKDLAKKDHNETSGKN
- the glmS gene encoding glutamine--fructose-6-phosphate transaminase (isomerizing), with the translated sequence MCGIVGAASKKNIVDALVEGLRRLEYRGYDSCGFAVINDNDTKHPIERARTTARVSELGAQSKDFFGTLGIAHTRWATHGKPDTQNAHPHISNGLVAVVHNGIIENYEVLRAELKVAGYVFTSETDTEVIAHLIHQQYVAGGQKDIAQSVKTVLPKLHGAFAIGVIAQDSPTTLVGARSGSPLVVALGEKENFLASDALALAGRAHSMMYLEEGDVAVLTADGVEVIDQTGKSLQRALKPMPTQADSVDVGPYQHYMHKEIFEQPRAIGDTLANIATFGPELFEANPEDWKAFDQILILACGTSYYSACVAKYWLEDIAGIPTQVEIASEYRYRTTVPNPKTLIIVVSQSGETADTLAALRHAKALGHCYTLTICNVASSAMVHETDWHFLTKAGTEIGVASTKAFTTQLLALYLLAISLAKRDGGITAEREKDLLRALRHLPKALHAVLALEPQIIAWSEAFAKCENALFLGRGLHYPIALEGALKLKEISYIHAEAYPAGELKHGPLALVTDKMPVVTVAPKDELLEKLKSNMQEVKARGGKLYVFADQDTEIVSGDGINVIRLPEHYGNLSPILHVVPLQLLAYHTACARGTDVDKPRNLAKSVTVE